The sequence GAAATACCTTTATCACTTCCCATGTAGGCGTTTTTTTCCCTTTCCTCTCCTTGTTCGAATTAAACAATCTCAAGCTCCTTCATATAGCAACAAGATTCGACATGAGTGTTCCATTGGCTAAATTAAATGCTTaattaagaaaagaatataTACTCACATATCCACTACATATTTCCAGTCCTCATAGCGATTGCGATGACTAAGTGAATCCAACAAATAAACCACCTCCACATAAGGATCGATGACAGTGAGAATCCAATGACAACTATAGGCACAAAACAGATAGTCAATTAACACGTTTCGCAAAATTgttgaaaaaaatcaattataagtGATATTATATTTCTGATTTACCCAACATTGTATGGCACCAAAACTAATTGATTTCTTGCTGCACCACTTAGCCTATCTGCCAAAACACTTGCCCAGCTATTCAAGTGttcaattttttcatttttatcaaGTTTGGATACATATGGCATGACTGGGATGGTGTGTGGATTCATAAATCTAAATTTTTCGACCTTGTTatcttttttcatctttttgaaGCGAATCCTGCCATTTGAACAGAAAAATGTTACCagattaatgaattttatacaaaatatatgctaaaaaattcaaagaaaaaagttaaatttaatcgAAAACTTACCACATGTAAACAACTATACAATTGGCAGATATTGGCTCCAACAGATAAAAAGGTGTGATATATTCAAGGTCCACAAGTAGTTCGTACTCATCGTCAAATAAATCATGATCAAGAAACATTGATATATGTTTTCCAGGTATTTCCAGCCCACGCTTAGCATAACAGTACAAAATATGCAATGATCTCGGCACATTGGATGGCAAAACAGGATTACTTTTTTTCTCAACAATTTTCTTTCTTTGAGGCTTCTGAAAATCGCACATGTAAATATGTTAGTGGTGAAAAAAAGATGGATACGCCCTGAAACTGAACATATTACAACTCTgaaaaaatcttatatattaaCTAACCGGAACCAACATTTTTACCTCATCTTTCATCACTACCAAGTGTGCAGGCCAAGCCACATGGGTTCCTATAGCATCACCAACAGTATCACATTCGTTTGGTATTGGAAATGGCAACAGTGCTGATTTCTCCACAGCCTCATCAACGGAGACGCGCATACAATTCATGGGTAATGGAGCACCATGAAGTAACTTGCCAGCCCCATTGACATCAACAATTGTACCATAGGCAACAACATTGGTCTTAGAAACCAATGTCAAAGCAACCGGCTTACCCTAGAAGACAATCAATCATGTTATAAATTGATGCAACTTATTCTTGCAATAATATCAAGTAATGTAACCACAATTAAACAAACATATACCTGAAGATACTCATCCTTGCTCAAAACTTTCATGTCATCATCAatcaaagtttcataatttGGGACACTCTTTTCTGTTTTGATCTTATCTACACTCATGGGAGGTAACCTCACTGAGCAACTTCCTTTTTCATCAACCTCAATGTCGCATGCACCTTTTCTGAACATTTCTTCAAGTTTCTGTATGCGTGCATCTTGCTCTGCCATGCGTGCATTTTGTTCTACCATGCGTGCATCTTGCTCTACCATGCGTGCTTCTTGTTCAGAAATTAGCATCTTTGCCTCTAGCAATTCCTTTTCATGACGAACGATTAATTGACCATCATCAAGAGGTCTATTCCATTTTCTACCAACATTAAAGTAGATTGTTGGAGTGATATGACCTCCAACAGCCCTCACACGCCCAGCATGTTCTTCTGAATCGAGTGCATTTGTAAGGATATCTTTCTTTGCCCCTTCAAAGTGCAACTTCCCCTCTCGTTTTTTTTGCACATAATCATCCTGTAATTACCAAACATACAAAATAATTACTAAATCAGTTTTAATAAATAACAAAGTATTGATTATCATGTATTGATTGCATACAATCTTTTCTACTGCCATTCTCAGATCATCCCCTTCAAATTCACCCTCCTTGTTGACCCGTCCTCTCTTCCAAATAAGAGCTCGATTTATCTCATCGTCATCACATAATTCAGATGCCTATAAACAAGGACCAACCTTAGAATACAGATTTTGGAACATAAATTCCAGCACATAAATAAATGGACAATGCAGGAGACACTTCTTCAGCCGGTTGGACAGCTTTATTAATGTGATATTCATAACAAGAATGTACATAACACCTTCAATTAGGTTGAAATACAGAATGGGTGTTGAATTATTGGACAATACTATGTGCCTAAAATCATGCGCAACATGCCATCCATAAGGAAATCTGATTTCCAAATATCAAACTAgtagtttcaaaaatatattaatgTGCAATATTAACCAGCAGCTTCAATATACTTACAATTTCATCAGCAAAACGTGCATATCCTTTACGGGAAAGTCGATGAGGGTATACGTTCTgccttcttctcttcttttgctcATCACTTTCTTTCTAGTTAATTGAACATTTCACATACGTATCAGATTTCAATAGAACTAATGATATTGTAATTGACTTATTTGTAAGAGACAAATTATGAATCTTACCATGAAGTCGTCAGTCATGCGGCTGATTACGAAAGAACTCCAGTCATCTCGTGTAATACCATAGCCAATCGGTGGATCTTTCAACTCATCTGGTTTATCCATCTTGCTGAAAATGAACTTTTGAGTGAGAAAAGCTTTATATTGACGCCATTTATTATTTGCTGAACTTAGACATCCCTTCTTCCAGCTTTGGTCAATATTGTACGTCAGCTgtagaaaattattaaaaaaaacagcaCATTCAATATATCGTAACCATTTGAGAGCTAATTGAAATTGTGTAAGCATTATAACTTACATTCACCGATTCCCATATTAACTCTTTAACATCATTTGGAACCTGCTTCCAGGTCTTTTAGCTTATCTTAATCTTCTCTCGAATGAGCACGCCGATATAACTTTGCATTTCACCCGCAAATTCTCCAATTGGCTGTCCAATCTTGTTGAACTTTACATCCTTCCTAATTCCATGCACCCTTTGCCTAACAAGCTTATCCAAACGTGTACGACCTCTACATGTCCTTGTTGATTCGGTCTCTGTAGATTCAATTACTGTTTGACCCTCACAACTATTGTTAGTCGCAGAATATGCAGTACTATTTCCTTTAGCCTTATCAATCCTCCGTAATATATTGCTCTTCTCAACCGTTTCATCAACTTCATACCCTATAGGAAGCTTTCCACGAGCTGCCATAGTGTCATCAAAGAAATGAGGAGATTATTGAATGCCGAAACCTTGTCAAGATCCTCAATGACCCAATtcctgcaaaaaaaaaaaatagacaacTTGTTAGGCATGAATATTGGTGACACTGCTGATAATCATTATGCACAGATGAAATTAGAAGACAATGGTGAATTGGGTTATTCAAATCTCTACGCATTTTATGTCCTAAGCaattaacaataaaataaagatttaTGAAGGGGACCATAGATAcgcaatattataaaatttctatttgggacattaaatattaaacaaaaaggcagagtagtgtatatatatatatatatatatatatatatatatatatatatatatcaacatctaaagacaaaaacAACATTGGTAgtataaacaaaatattacatttaattattttcaacccAAGTCCCATCACAATCTTCACGAATGCACGGTGGTTCATTCTCATCTGTTCCGTCATCATCCAATGATTTCATTGATACAAACCCTCTTGTAGAACACTGGTAGTGGATTGACTCATTTTCCAACTCATCACAATTCATGTATTCAATGTAATCCTTAGTAGGAGTGGAAAGTACAACATGCCATGTAGGATCTTGAGGATCTTCAATGTAAAATACCTGCTTTGCTTGACTACCCAAGATAAAAGAGTCAGACTTGAATCCAATTCTGTTGAGgtttaccaacgtgaaaccAAGATCATCAACTTTAATACCGTTATTATTCTCAACCCAATTGCATTTAAACATTGGAACTTGAAATTTGTGATAATCGAgttcccatatttcttgaataaCTCCATAAAAAATCATGTCTGACACAATTGGATTTTTGTCCTTCGCACTAGCAACTTGCATTGTCTTTGCGACTAAACTTACCCCAGAGTTTTGAACTACTTGTGTATTATCACGCTCTTTTGTATGATAAGTAACTCCGTTAATCAAATAACTAGAGTACTTTAACACTTGATTGTTAGGTCCACGCGCTATCCACTTCAATCTTTCGGATATTTGACGGGTGGAATTGCCAACTGCACTCACACGATCACGTAACCAGTGAATAAAAGTCCGGTTATGCTCATCTTGTAACCACTTTTTGGACTTAGCTTTATGAGGAAACGTTTCCTTCAAAAATTCCATGTGTTTCCTAATGAAACGATTACTGATAAGTTATCCAATAGAATGTAAGTaaagtgaaaaaaatattaatagttaAGAGAAATTACTCGATATAAGGATCGACGTCAACATCATTTTCCAATACATAACGATGTGCTTGATTCAACTCATCATGACAAGTAGAGTGCAATACTGAACCAGACAGAGGCTTAGTAAGTTGTATTTGCCGATGTCTTGACGGGATCCCAATTGTATGCACATTAGACATGTAATCCGAGCAAAATTCCACAGCCTCTTCAGCAATATAACATTCGGCTATACACCCTTCAGGACGATTGCGATTTCGCACATAGTCTTTCAAGGTCTTCATGAATCTTTCAAATGGGTACATTTGCCTATACCAAACCGGTCCACACAATTTGACCTCCCGAACAAGATGAACAGTTAAATGAATCATTATATCAAAAAAGGATGggggaaaatatttttcaagcaaACACAATACTGTCACAATCTCTCTTTGCAGAGCATCCAACTCTGAGACATCTATCACTTTATTACATAACACATTGAAGAAGCCACAAAACCGAGTGATAGCATCTCTAACATGTTTAGGCAAGACACCACGGATGGCGACTGGAAGCAATTGTTGCATCAAAGTGTGATAGTCGTGTGATTTAAGGCCAACAAGTTTCAAGTCTTTCATCGACACAAGATTTTTAACATTGGATGAATAACCTATAGGGACCTTTGTTTCAGACAAAGAATTGCAAAGTTTTCTTTTCTCAGCCTTACTTAGAGTATAACATGCTGCTGGTAAAAAAGTTCTCTTATCCCCCATCTTTGGTGCCAAATCAGTCCTCAAATTCATCTCCACAAGATCTAGTCTTGCTGCTACCCCGTCCTTTGATTTTCCAGGAATGTCAAGTAACGTACCGACCAAACTTTCACAAACATTTTTTTCAATGTGCATCACATCAAGAACATGCCGAACATGTAGATGTTTCCAatactcaagctcaaagaaTATAGATTTCTTTTTCCAGCAAGATATTTTATCACCATGCTGCATCTGACACTTCCCACTCACTTTTCCCGGGCGATAattaattctttcaactctatCTAAAATTTCATGCCCAGTTAATGGTTTCGGTGCGGGGTTTAACTCTTGGTTCCCATTAAATGCTTTTTTCTGCCTTCGATAAGGATGACTTGGAGGAAGAAATCTTCTATGGCCTGTGTATGACATTTTTCTACTATGCTTCAACCTTGTAGAACATGTTTCTTCCCCACAAACAGGACATGCATGATATCCTTTCACAACACAACCTGACAAGTTCCCATATGCAGGAAAATCATTGATTGTCCATAGTAAGACAACTCTAAGTGAGAAACTTTCTTCTCGACATGCATCATATGCCTCAACACCTATAtcccataatttttttaagtcaTCAATCAAAGGTGCTAAGTAAACGTCAATATCATTTCCCGACTGTTTAGGACCAGAAATCAACAAAGTGAGCATCATAAACTTTCTCTTCATACACAACCATGGAGGAAGATTATAAGTTATCATCACAACTAGCCAACAACTATATGCAGAACTCATCAAACAATGAGGATTGATCCCATCTGCTGATAAGGCCAATCTAAGATTTCTAGGTTCAGCAGCAAAATCTGGCCACTTGTGATCAACTACTTTCCAAGCGGGCGCATCGGCCGGATGACGCAAGTGTCCATCACGaattcttttatcagcatgcCAAGTTAACTCCTTGCATATCTCCTTGttccgaaacaatctttgaaaTCTTGGAATAGGTGGGAAGTACCAAAGGACCTTTGCAGGAACTCCTTCATTTATCATAGAATTTTTACCCAACTTCCACCTTGACATCCTACAAATAGGGCAATTGGAAAAACCCTCATACTCCTTCCGGTATAAGATACAATCATTCGGACAAACATGaattttcacataattcatcccTAATGCACACAAGCTTTTCTTTGCATCATACAAAGATGAAGGCAATTCATTGTCATCTGGAAGCATTTCTCCGAACAAACTAAGTAAGTCTGTGAAACTTTTATCACTCCAACTATATTTTGCCTTCAAGTTATACAATTTCACAAGTGCTGATAACTTTGTAAATTTAGTACATCCAGGAAACAAAGGTTTCTCGGCATCTTCAAGTAGCTTATGGAATTGGTTTGGATTTTCAGCATAACTGTCGTATGCTGCATGTACCATATCAAAAGGGTCCTCAGCAAAAGTTTTTTGTTCATCTCGCCCTACTTGATCACTGTAATTCATTGAGTTGTCGATCGTAGAAGTAAATGTAGGAAATCATTGGTTACCCTTTATCCCTAAACAGTGTACAAATCAATAGCCAAATACAGCTTCGAAATTAgctgtggttttttttttttttacaattttactATAAAGAATAAAGAAGCAGAAAAGCTATCAAAGAACAAGAAAGTACTCAAAACCCACCACAAGTCTGAAAAAACAACGCAACAAGAAACGAAAGGCCAAATGCATAAAGTGAGCTGTTTTGATTCACTTGCATGAAGAAGAATAAAGGAAAAGAACAGTGGGATTTCATTTCATCCAAGAATTCAAAAATCCAAGAAAACTGAAGGATTCAGAGCCTCATACCCCATCAAGAATCATCATCTCTGAAATACTATTTAAAGGACTTCCTTTTAACACAAAAGTGAGTCATTAACCAAGGGTTTTCATTTCAGGCACTTAAAACACAAAGGGTTTGTGGACTTTAAAGGACATATATATTATGAACAAGCCCTGAAGCAATCTATCCAAAGCAAGATAGGGACTGTTACATAGCAGGAAAATTGGGCCTCTCTGTAACAGAGATGTAGGGGGGGAAAATATGGGGATGAATAAAGCACTGGACCCATATATTGTATAATTCACATTAGCACTTAACAAGAAAATAAAGGGGGGAGTGCAAATTGCAATAATGAAGGGTGAAATGGGGCCGAGTGGCAGGGCGTGGGAGAGGTAGAAGATGACACTGTCTCTGTCTTtattaaaatccaaaataccttatttattaaaatagaatccaaaataacttataattataaaatccaaaacaccttatttatttattaaaatagatATATAAAAGGTAAGGAATTACTGTTCGTACTGTTAATTAATGGGTTTTAGATCCAGTACCCTTCAATCTTTTAATGTTAGGCAAACTTCTGAAAAATCTCCGGGAGCAATCAGTTTTGTGGATGCAAGTTTGGTCAATTCAGTAACAGCCTCTTTTCTCTCAGACCATTTAGCAGCtttctgaaaaataaatagCAACCATTACACTTAAATAACAAACATTAAAAACAGAAACAACAACAAGATATGTCGTTCAATAACCAATGATTTAAGAGAGGCTCACTTACCACTCCTTCCCAGAATCCAAAATTATCCAAAGGTGTCAGAATTTCAATTTTGATCAACAAGTTTAGCAGGGCCAGCTCATTTATTTAAGGGCATTGGGTTGCCAAATTATTTTCTTCCGAGAGCATTTAATTTTGGAATTGGTGATAGGTTTTGGCATTGTCTGGAATCTTCCCAACTCACCAGCACTAAATTCATCCaatccaattatatatatatatatatacatgatggATGATCATCAATATTATACTTTAATTTTAACTACATGCAGGAAAGTGATATTGAGGAGGAATCAGTTGAAAGTGAAGAATATTTGCATGGTCTTGTGGAATCTCCACTGATTCAGGAGAAGCTATATTCTAGAGAGAAATGCTTGGCTCCTCTGAAATTTGTCCAATCACCGAATATTTTATCTAACACTTTTTCTTAGCTTTTATAAGTTCCTTCTTTGCAAGggttaatttttaagtaaatgCTGTAAACATGATCTATTTTGGATTTGCAGCCCAAGTATACGGAAAAAACTAATTAATGAACAAGGCACAAGACAAAAAAGAGGAACACAAGATAATTTACGAGATAAAACTTGCCTAGACAGAGAATCCAAAATGAAGATATCCATGTAGACCAAAGGAGAAGGAAGGCCACACTTTGAAATGAAGGCTCGACAGATTAATTGGATGTTTAAAAGAACATCGATATATTAGAGATTTAGATTGCATTACCTATTTGCTGCTCACaacattcatgcataatatcaGTATATCACAAACTTTCGTTTGGCATATGTTGCAAATCCTTTCATCCAActttaatttcttttattttttttatagataatttATAGTCTATTAGGTAAAATTTCTTAAGAGATCAGTATGACGAGTTAAGTAGCAAACTACACTAGTAAGTATTTGAAAATCAAATGAATTTTGATATGCATAATGCAATGCTATACTTTATGACGAGTTAAGTACCAAACATCCCACTGAAAATTTTCAACCCATTCACCAAAAGAACAAAAAACAGTAAACCTAGACTTAGAATCTACTAAAAAACCACGAAACATGAGAACAAAGCTAGagaacaaagaaacaaaacttaCACGGTGATGTCGCGACTGTAGTGTAGATCTAAGCTGTAAACTTGAGATTGAAGTCGCGATTGGAGTTGCTAAGGCTTGGGCTAGCTGAAAGGAGGCCGGGCGACTAGATTCCGGCAATCGATCGACGTCTTGCAGCCGGAGAAGAGGCGGGTTGAAGGGTCGACGGGTTAGGGCTAGGGATTGGGTTTTTTTCTTTCCATCGCACTTGTGCCAATAAAGCGGGTGTAGcaggttattattattttttaagtgtGTAGTGtaggtttatatatatatgtgtaattttttttttaaaaaaataaataaatatcaacgacaacggatttcaTTGTGTTGTCGTAACCCCAAAAAAACGCaaatagacaacggttaataaaaaccgttgtcgttggtCAAAAagacccgctcatagacaacggttttcaaaaccgttgtcttagacatatatacgacaacggttttttaaaaaccgttgtcattattaattaaaaatggtctacgacaacggtttttctaaaaaccgttgttaaaaactaaaagacaacggttttcatataaaactgttgtcgttttagtgtggttaattaataaatttgttgtagtgttggtttatcaatctgagtcacgatgaattttatattaatttctgaacatgcgggctttgcttgtcaggcttgaacttatgactaatgggccctaagctgttagcagcccacattataaataagttattgcagtacaaaaattacacaacataggtcataatttcgaaaacctagagagcctcctctctttgaaattcggccgacccctcccctctcctcaaagtgttcgaaaattcagtctatgaatttttgaatttgcagactgatttaacagatcatatttgttctatctcttcgtagaaacttctgatagactttctagtgcagtctatcagagggattaaatttctgttcgtggacctgattgaagaattgttcgttcatcagtttctgggatatacaacaagagcagattaatctgttggtgtccataatctcgcttcgagattttaaggtaaaatttatattgtttaaattttatgctatcaattttaatcgtaggaatttgatacccatatggaatcgttccatataaaattttaaaactttcgctgcaccgggtatcactttcttttcgttccggagaacgaccgtgttccaacagtggtatcaaagacaggctgttctcggattttacgattaaaattttatcgattgtacaaagcctcgatttttcagaaaaataaaacggaaaagaaaaaaaaaaaaaatttcggggctgcccgctgcccgaaggcagcgagcagtgccgcgtgcagccctgcgcgcagatgggctgcacgcagcagccctgcgcgagctagggcaagcgttgccctagcccacgCAGCTGGGCTGGACAGCAacgggcgggcagcccgggattgtcccgggctgcccagaaattttttattaaaaaaattaaattttttcgtgaattatgaattctagcccaaaatggttttgggcccagtttttggcccgattgaaaattgtttcagttggtccacgaggcaatgagtcaaaattgtttgaggccaaaaattttttaaactaagaaaattaatttttggataaattttgaattttggaaatttataaatttaatccaataaattaaatctttaactattaattttggtacaattgataataaaatatgattttatgtataaaattggattttatatgtaaaatatgattttatggataaactagataaaatatgattttatatataaaataagattttatgtatgaaatatgattttatctatttatatttatttccattgcatgatatccaataaattaattttttaattaaatattattggataaggatgatcgattgccatgaccaatattataggtgtatgttaggttgtttacatttggctttattattgattgttggattttattaatgggcctggtttatggcccaatatgaattgtcatatgtaataaaagtgggcctggtttatggcccgttcccaccccttaaatatgtatcccctgcttgtcatcgaaatttattgtaaattttagacttagtgggagatgaagatttgaagacaaaggtgggcccagcagacaataaaaaccgaagaaatgtaaattgaaagttcaacgtaataggattgcattgcatacttgcatactacctaggattggacttagactcgtgattggcaaccacgggtcaattagtaatggaatcgatcatcctaaaataatatatgatattattgttgtatccatgtttagactaaattgtatgaattccgcaagcatacataaattgcataatgagacaaatttttaaaaaattaaaatccctcattttaaatatgatttaaaattgatataaatatttataaaagggaatttaaatattgtttaaatgtttctacctttcatcaacgatcaatgtatgagatgctacccgcggatacgttccggctcatattattgggggggcccgttcgtcggaaagctgtacattggatcgacatatgttgtaatttgggtggaactcccatggtattggctcatattattggggatccatatggcgaccgtccattacaacttaatattgatgggttatcttgacatgtcacaataaacggcgtcatattattgggcccttattggacatgaggtaaaaacatggggtttattttggaagtaattgggctctaccttttgaaaattatggttggctgatattattcgggactatgatttgtcaattagacttcatgttcccactaaggaaagaagtttcccattttcactagagggtagtgaaatcgttaaaatagtgggagtgtaattcataaaataaatttcgccatattttatgtcttagtaaattaattaaacaatcatcgattattgtctgtttcatctcagtatatcattatgatgaatcttcgtaatccacatgtttcaattctcgaacaaaacaaactttctggcgcaaactatacggaatggttccataagttaagattgtcctgagctcggaaaagatttttgtgagacctcggttctaaacatctaattaaggagtaaacaataattaagcatccaagatc comes from Henckelia pumila isolate YLH828 chromosome 4, ASM3356847v2, whole genome shotgun sequence and encodes:
- the LOC140861445 gene encoding uncharacterized protein; the protein is MNYSDQVGRDEQKTFAEDPFDMVHAAYDSYAENPNQFHKLLEDAEKPLFPGCTKFTKLSALVKLYNLKAKYSWSDKSFTDLLSLFGEMLPDDNELPSSLYDAKKSLCALGMNYVKIHVCPNDCILYRKEYEGFSNCPICRMSRWKLGKNSMINEGVPAKVLWYFPPIPRFQRLFRNKEICKELTWHADKRIRDGHLRHPADAPAWKVVDHKWPDFAAEPRNLRLALSADGINPHCLMSSAYSCWLVVMITYNLPPWLCMKRKFMMLTLLISGPKQSGNDIDVYLAPLIDDLKKLWDIGVEAYDACREESFSLRVVLLWTINDFPAYGNLSGCVVKGYHACPVCGEETCSTRLKHSRKMSYTGHRRFLPPSHPYRRQKKAFNGNQELNPAPKPLTGHEILDRVERINYRPGKVSGKCQMQHGDKISCWKKKSIFFELEYWKHLHVRHVLDVMHIEKNVCESLVGTLLDIPGKSKDGVAARLDLVEMNLRTDLAPKMGDKRTFLPAACYTLSKAEKRKLCNSLSETKVPIGYSSNVKNLVSMKDLKLVGLKSHDYHTLMQQLLPVAIRGVLPKHVRDAITRFCGFFNVLCNKVIDVSELDALQREIVTVLCLLEKYFPPSFFDIMIHLTVHLVREVKLCGPVWYRQMYPFERFMKTLKDYVRNRNRPEGCIAECYIAEEAVEFCSDYMSNVHTIGIPSRHRQIQLTKPLSGSVLHSTCHDELNQAHRYVLENDVDVDPYIE